The genomic DNA GGATTAACAAAGACATATATCGGTTAGTACTTAAGTTAATATGAGTTTAGCCATTTATGTTATAGTCTGAGGTTAGAGCTAAAAAAATTACTATCGAACTGGGGGTCTCACTAGAaacagcctctctattcctacggggtagaggtaaacCTGTTTACATCTTACCCTTCTCCGACCCTaacttagctttgctattggtggaatATTCTGAGTATGACGATGAAACGCCCCGCTTGTGGTATgctcatataatgtatatatgtgtgggcgctcgggggtaAAAGTGAAAGTGCtttaattttaacgttattttactaatttcgtgaaaataacgttaaaaggggggatggttaatcatgcatcatgtggtggcgttgatagccgaaagacaaggggtacatgcactaatcggcgttTGCCTCAATTGTTGAGTGTTGTGTGCCTTATGTCCAAACAGCCTCTTTATTCCTACGGGttagaggtaagactgtctacatcttacttttctcagaccctaccttagctttgttaTTGGAGggatatactgagtatgatgatgatgatgaatagaGCAAATCTTGTGTAGTCAAAATATGAAAGATCATATTCTTTTACCGGCGTAAGCGCTTTCATGTCTTCTTTAATTAGATGATAAATAGAATCATTCTCCATAGACGATAAGTTAATTAATCTATGAACAAAATCTTTGTCATGGTCACTTCTGCAATGTTATGATTTTGACGTTCATCAACATCATTTATGTATAAGCATTAAGATTACTAAAACATTTCTCTAGCTTGCAGTTCCATTCGCCAAATAAAACACTGAATATATAGATTTCTTATTCAAACACTTAGTTTTATACATACAAACCCTTAGTTTTTTAGATAAAAAGCTGATTACTTACTAATCATCCCAATTATACTTTGTGGGCACAAGGCAAAGTGGTACTTTCTTACGGAGAATAAAGGAACCCTCTTCTTGCATGTTCAAATCTTCATTCTTCGCTCCATTAGGAATTTCCCAATCGAACAAGTACAGAAGGTTTGCTAACACAAACTCAACAGTTGCAGGAGCCGAGTTCATTGCTGGACACGATCTTCGTCCACCCCCAAACGGGACCATCTCAAAATCAACGTCAAACTTCTCGAACCTTTCTGGATAGAAGTCAGCCGCATTCTCTCCCCAAGTGCTTGGATCTCTTCCTATTCCCCACGCATTGATTAAAGCAGCCGTCCCAGGTAAGACGTCGTAACCGCCAATTTGACAATGGCTCATGCATTCATGTGGGATTAACAATGGGACAGGAGCGTGTAGCCTTAATGTTTCTTTTACCACCATTTTCAAGTATTTCATTTTTGTTATGTCCAATACATCTACTTTTGGTTTTCGTCCTGTGTGGTTTCGGATTTCAGATTGCAACTTTTGCTTCACTCTAACGCTTCTAGCAATCTCAGACATTGCCCACACCAACGTTACAACAGTCGTATCTACTCCGCCAGTGAGTATGTCCTACCAGCATATTTCATTAGTATCACATGTCCATGTTAGGGGGAATTGATGTTATATGTTATGTACATTACTCCAATGAATATCCTTTACTTGACAGTAAAATGCATAAAgaataaggaaaaaaaaaaacgattcaAAGTGATTTGATTTTGATTAGTATCCAaactatatttattatttaacCAACACCGCTAATATATCCGATCAACATCtgttcagaaaaaaaaaaaaacaagaaaatcaTATCCATGTTTACTCTTTTAGATATAAACTTATAAAGTGATCAttttgttgtaatttctaaattGCTAAAtgcaacacccccccccccccccccccctcttttaAACATAAATAAATCACTTTAATATATGCAAATAACCTATCCATTTTTGAAACTTAAAAGTATATATTATTTACCAATATAACCGATTTGATATCTTCTTTGGTCAACCGATGGACAGAAGTACAATCTTCGGAAGACAACTCAAGTAAAACATGCACAAAATCCTTTTCATCGTCAGTTACTTCTGCAATTTGATTCTTATGATCATCGATGATCGACTCCATGTATGCATCTAGATTAGTAAAGCATGTCTCAAGCTTATCGTTCCATCCACTAACATAATCTATAAATCGGCCCGCCCATCGAAAAGAATCCCCGAACAATCCACCCAACATTTCCAGGGCTTCATCAACCAACACTTCCCATGACGGACCCTTAATCGGTTGTTGTCTATAGTTGTTACCAAACGCCACCTTGCACACCACCCCTTTAACCGTTGCTAAAATCAACTTGTTTAGGTTTAGTGCAACGTTTGGTGGATGTGACCCTAATGAACGAACCATGCTTTCAATCTCGGACACCAACACATGATTAAACAATCGAGCTCTTTTGGGACCAAGGAACTCAGACACCAAAATCTTGCGCATCTCCCGCCGGTGATCGCTTTGAGGGGAAAATGCGATGTCCAAGTAGTTGTAAGTTAGCCGCTTCACGCCTTTGGACAATGGACGGGAACAAAATATGTGATCTTGTGTTTTCAAGACTTGTTTGGCCATGGCAGGGGAAGAGATGATAAGGTATGGTTTTGAACCAATATGGAATAGCATAACTGGACCATATTCTTTGGAGAGTAGCCAAAGGGCTTGGTGACGAGGTTTACCTATTAGGTTGTGCAAGTTTCCAATTATTGGAAGCTTTGGAGGGTTAGGGGGAAGCTTAGGGGATGTTATGGATGATCTATTTGATCTTAGAGTGTATAGAAACGTGAAGAACATGAAGAAAACTAGTGCGGTTGTAAGAAGCCATGAAGGGAAGACAGTGAAGATCTCCATGTGGTTGATTTCATGTGCAGATTTAATGGTAATATATAGGTGTATATATAGAGTTTTGATTATTAAGAACTCCAAAATATTTAATAATTTCGAGAAACCAATCAacttttattcatttatttggTATTATTTGAGAGTAGTTTTAGCATatattatttatgttttgtgattACAAGTTCATATACGTGTAATAACGAATTTACAtgtgtagtatatatatatatatatatatatatagaaagagtatatcgtacattatggcttaacgtacttcacgtacgacaacgtgcgtgatttgttctataacatgcgtgattaatgttttcaatatgcgtgattattgtgtttcaacattcGTGATTTtagatttttgagttataatgtgcgtgattttaaaatgaacgtgcgtaattacctgtcgtacgtgatgtacgttaagccgtaatgtacgttaaccttcctctctctctctctctctctatatatatatatatctatataggggatggttcaaatgaaaaccacttttattgtgaaaactcgaaaactaactaaaaaaagcctaaaaaacatacaaaatttttttttttttttttttacaattttttttagaaaaatcgctactttttatatatggaaaaaaatttcaaaaaaaaaaaaaaattttttttggttgtactgcacatgtgcactaatacggaaagcctaaaccacttaacccaccccccaccgacaccccccaaaaacctaaaccccccacccccccccccaaacctaaattcaccctcccaccaaaagcctaacccccccccccccaaaaaaaaaaaaaaaaaacctaaaccccccacccccaccctcccgaaaacctaaaactaaaccctaaacataaacccgaaaaaaaacctaaccccccacccccaccccccaaaaacctaaacccccctctcccccacacccaaaaacctaatcctaatcctaaacctccaaaaaaactaaccctaaaagctaaactagaatcaaaaaactaattttaagcatctaatgcacattgtagtacatgttatattgcacatgcgcactactataataatagtattgaaaacaagacgacaccataaatctttttttatgtcataaaaaatatgctcgaatatacttgaatgaaagataagaaaatttgtgatcttatggtgccatttttgttttaaaatgataacgtatggagaaatgagaaatggttgaaaagttatatattttttgttccaattttacccctccttcattaaaagtcttctctccctcctttttagtgggttttagttagttttctagttttcacaataactagtggttttcatttgaaccttcccctatatatatatatatatatatatatatatatatatatatatatatatatatataggggagggtttaaatgagaacgctaaatattgtgagaaccgtgagaacaaatgaaaaaatcgcgagaacttggtcaaaaacgaatcaaattcaaaatttttttctacacttatcattattattcgaatacaatgttagaaattttatttacacgtttaaatttacgtgaattcgtaaataaagaaaatttacacatgtgtaagtttgccatttacacatgtataaatctgttatatttacacatgtgtaaaaaatctaaaaatagtgattttgaaaggagaaatgaattatttgatgttgtaaattctttttctGATggtgtatcttaattacaatgaggtttgtattaaaaaaattggttttgattggttttttcattcgttctcacggttctcgcaatatttagcgttctcaagataaccctcccctatatatatatatatatatatatatatatatatatatatatatatatatatatatatatatatatatatatatatatatatatatatatatatatatatatatagtagggttcgcacggaaagtgtgtttttcctagaaagtctaggaagcgatctggtccatccgattggtgtgtttaagggttgagattaaatcaatggcaatcttgtaatatttgagtttaattaattgattgttataaatgagtaggggcagttttgtcaatggccgtgttttaaatcaattagataaccgcccagtttctaaattcaagcgattttcccactttctctctccaaacccatcttggaaaccccaatccctaccaaaaataactacaatcatcAAAGAAGAAAACTTTAGAAACGATGGAGagcaccggatcaaattaaaacacttctccatctccaccatctccgagttcatcatcaccattcaaatattgttcttatcatctccgttttcttgacgatgtgttttaacagcaagcaaattaatacagttgtgttttagcagcaagcagattcatacagttgtggtttagcatccagattcatacatatgtgttttaacagcaagcagattcatacagatgtgttttaacagcaaacagattcatacagatgtgttttaacagcaagcagattcatacagatgtgttttaacagcaagcaggttcatataattgtgttttaacagcaagcagattcatacagatgtgttttaacatccagattcatacagatgtgttttaacagcaagcagattcatacagatgtgttttaacagcaagcagattcatacagatgtgttttaacatccagattcatacagatgtgttttaacagcaagcagattcatacagctgtgttttagcattcagattcatacagttgtgttttaacagcaaacagattcatacagttgtgttttaacagcaagtagattcatacacttgtgttttagcattcagattcatacagttgtgttttaacaacaatcagattcataccctgtgttttaccatctttatattgtgggatctataaaaaaattgactttagccctgtaaactgttaaaacacagcaccaagaacatgctgataaattccagtaatcttctgaacaatggaatatgcgatgtaatgtgacatggaattttagttaatgaacacattgacttccagatttgaattcgaaaataataaaaattccgaaaatcatggaattttagtcaatgaagatacattccaaaaataaaattaaaatgtgaaattacatgatagcccttctacttaaaatccctcaatgacacatgtccaattcttattccttcctagactttctaggaaaaatagactttccacccaactcctactctctctctctctctctctacacacacacacatatatatatatatatatatatatatatatatatatatatatatatatatatatatatatatatatatatatatatatacagggagaggatcatgagaaaactagatataaatgagaaaactagaaaactaactaaaatccactaaaaaggagggggagggagacttttaatgaaggaggggggacttttaatgaaggaggggtaaaattggaaaaaaatatataacttttcaaacatttcccatttctctatacgttatcattttaaaacaaaaatgacaccataagatcacaaattttcttatctttcattcaagtatatttgagcatattttttatgacataaaaaaagatttatggtgttgtcttgttttcaacactattattatagtagtgcacatgtgcaatataccatgtactacaattgcattacatgcttaaaattagctttttgagtctagtttagcttttagggttagttttttggaggtttaggattaggattaggtttttgggtgtggggggagggggggggggtttaggttttcgAGGGGGGGGTGGgatggggggtttaggtttttttcgggtttatgtttagggtttagttttaggtttttggggggtggggggtttaggtttttggggggtggggggtgggttaggcttttggtgggagggtgaatttaggtttttggggggtgggggtggggggggggtttaggtttttggggggtgtcggtggggggtgggttaagtggtttaggctttctgtattagtgcacatgtgcagtacaacaaaatttttttttttgaaaatttttttccatacataaaaagtagcgatttttctttaaaaaattgtaaaaaaaaaattttggtatttttttaggtttttttagttaattttttggttttctcatttaaactagttttctcatgatccatcccctatatatatatatatatatatatatatataggggaccgctaaaatgaaaaccatctccagttgtaagaaccatgagaactttttgatccggggcgagttggaccaaaatttttttcataaacgtagatgcgtgtattataaacacatttgtaaaaaaaattcaaaaaaatgtcgtgtgtgtagttttgagcaccacaagtttgtggttacgggtaccgtaaattttaaaatttacggtacccgtaaacacaaacttgtggtgctcaaaactacacacacgacatttttaaattttttttttacaaatgtgtttataatacacgcatctacgtttatgaaaaaaaaatttggtccaactcgccccgtacggtgtagttctcatggttcatACAACTGgagatggttttcattttagcggtcccctaaatatatatatatatatatgttggtaCATCCAGTGTGTGttaactacgtcttaatcgagtcttggGTCTAGATAGGATTGAACAGTGcacaaaaatcaagaaaatgtATTTagggttaattccgcttgaaatgacattagaatcatttcaagcgaaatcagtttgtgtgtaattccgcttgaacaacTTTAGTTAGTGGTTCCGCTTGAAgtagtttggagcggaatcatgATCCGCTTGAacctgtttcaagcggaatcactggGTCTATATATAGGTGATAGTGTTGTTCATTTGGAGCGGAAATAGGTGTGTGTTtctgagccgaggtgctgccaaattgtaatcagaacgtgtaaaagctcaggattAATCAGTAAAGTAAAAGattgaaaggaacaagctgtttgacgttgtttacattgattccgcctttgtaaatgatgataAACTACTCATACTGACTGTTTAAGGTCACGTaaccggtccaacaagtggtatcagagctcaggacgagaagttcataccaattcagcttgattctaccagattttctcacttctactcatacttttctgatttgaacaagttttaacggttGAAATGGCATGAACTTCACATATGTCATGTAAAAcatagttttaacaaaccctacaaAGAATCAGATCGAAATTCGAATTAAAACTAGTAAAAATGGCCTAAatacttgattccgcttgaacaagtATTCGAGTATTCCACTTGAAAACTGaggacatttcaagcgaaatagcagatttcgcttgaaagttttgatctgatttcgcttgaaatcagaTTCCATTTGAAAGATATCATCTGATTCTGCTTGAATCAGAAACTtgtgagatttcgcttgaaattccaAGCGAAATAAGAGATTTCGCTTGAGAAGCTTATTCCGCTTTaaaagctgattccgcttgagaagCTATTTCGCTTCaaaagctgattccgcttgaattagctgtttttcaaaatttcgaaaattttctaagtgtttgttgattgtttcaggTACTGAAAATGGATGATTTGTTCATGAATCCATTCTGTGATGTGTTTGCTTATACCAGTGGTTCGGGAGACGGCACAACGAACAACACAAATGAAACTACACCAACCCTGAATGCGAAGAAGATTATTTCCGATGCAATAAGCGTTGAAAGTGCATACAGAACATATAACAAACCCCCGAAGTTGATGGCAATCAAAGATTATAATCAGTGAGCTACAAGATTTGAGGAGTGGCTTAAAGCATTTGCATATCAGAGCTAGAAAAGTTTAAAGAATGGATACAATTCGAGAGAGCGTGCTGGTGAAAGTTTGACAGATACAGATGATGTTGAAAGATACGTTGCTGAACAGAAATGCGTAGCATTGATTCATCAGTCAGTCAGAGATGATATAATTTCATTGATCGAATATGAGAATTCGAAAGATCTTTGGGAAAAGTTGAGGGTTAAGTGTGTAGGTAGTGCtgagattgtgaaaaacaaaaagaaattgttgcgtaaagagtttgatttatttggttgtatgaagaatgaatctgtttgtaaaatgatcgagaggtttgggcacTTGAAGATGGAGTTGGCTAGGCATGGAATCACTTATACTCAGGAGGAGTTggtcgacaaattgtttgattcgttgccgaatgatcaagattggcaatactttgccttAATGTTGAAGAACACCATCAAGCCGCCAGAAGTGTTAACTGTGGATTTGCTGATCGAAAGACTAGAAAGCCACGAGTTGGAGATAAAGAAATCTAAAGTCAACAATTCAGcctatcagcagaatgtggatcTGTACTACAGAGTAAATCTACCAAAGACTGATTCTCCAAGaacagcattttctgcagaaagttcaaatACTATGAATCATGAAACACCTCatagtggttttcacagtggatcttcttcaacacCTTCAAGCCAATCTACATCAAAGaacttatttcaatgcaacatcgctgtagatttgaagaatggtcaaaatttcagcAAAGAATCTgcaaagcagcagatggttttcttagcattTGTGCTTGAATCGTATGAGAGCCTTGTGGCaggcaagataggcaacaccaacctaacaaaggaagactacgatcagatagatcctgaggagatggaattgatcgacataaggtggtgtatggccagtgcagttcgaagggcacagcgtttcatggagattacaggaagaaagtctattggtggaccttctaccaagttaggctttgacaaatcaaaagtgaCCTGTTTCAAGTGTAAATAGAAAGGTCAATTTAAAAGAGAGtgccgaaatgcttatgctgatgattctgaaaatccgttcagagaagattactacaagaaggcaatttatcatcagaacaaggCTGAACACCCCTggatgaagcagattgaagacaaagaaaaatccagagctcttgccgtcattcatgatgatgaaggttttgactggagcgaGCTGCTACCTGAGGAATACGCAGTAGGTTATGCGTTTGCAGCAAAAGAAGAAATTAAACCTTACAAAGACACCAGAACAGAAGCAGAAAACGCACATGATAGATGACAGAAAGCTTGTTGAGATTATCTCGTATATTCAGTGAAGCTAGAAAAGCGAAAAGATGGGATGCAGATAGAGAGTGTTACCTTGATCCAGAAGGAAACATTGCTATAGATGCAAAGACTCTTAGTCTTGAAGCTTTAGTTGAGGAATTTGCTGAACAAGAAGAGGCTCGACAGAGAGAATGGTGGGGAGGTggtgaagaaaaagagaaagagaaagaaaaagaacaGGAGCAAAAGCCAAAGAAGATAGATGAAGGAATCATTGATACTTCACTGGAGTTGAACGCTGAAAACtttggaaagatggctgacaaggtgctggctgctaaagcacttaAGGTAAACTCTAAGTCTgtatctgagtctaaaagccaggtcagttcaaatgcgTCATCAAGTGAGacaggtaagaaagtcaaaggTGACAGTGAATGCAAACattgcatgaaaaactgcaaGGTTTGTAGTACACAAGATTACGTCAAAGATACAAAGGTTAATgatctgacaaaaagagtcagaaaggttgaagatcagattcttgatcgtgacaaaatGCTCAAATTTTCAAATGATCAAGCTAAAAAGTTGACTGAGAAAATTGACAATGATAAAATTGAagtagaaagaattaggaaagaGAATGAGAAACTAGTTCATGAAAACCGTCAACTCTCAGaaaattttaacaagttaaaacaaacacttcaagattctgatgaacgaaacggtaaaacaagaaaagaaaatgagcatttaacTGTGATTCTTAGATACAAAGAAGAACAAATCAACAAgcaactggatgagattgctaagttgaagcttcaatttgaagaagctaagattgaaaatgagcgcatcaatctgaaattgaccagttacaactccgcaagctttgttttgcagcacattgttcccaaacctatcgggaaaaacaaagcaggcgaagatgtattctctgatggaacaggggtggggtatcatcaagttccaccaccagttttgaACAATTATTCAAAGAATAAATCAggttggttaatgatgatgatgaaaatgaggtgaAACTTCCAGACACGATTGATGTTACGTTTACTTCTTCTTCCGATGAAGATAGTATCCAAGCTGACGTTGTAAAAAGTGTGGTTGAGAATCTTctaaaatctgaaagtgacactactgaggaagatgaatgtttcttggacaagtacattccgaaacaaaagtccaagaacaacttaaatgaaggaccaaatcttgtcatgtacaagatgttgggttcggataagttgttttaggattctgagtttccacttgagaatgttaatgtgaacaaattgacaaattttTTCACATTGATTGAAGTTGAtctgtcagaagtgaacaatttaaatcaaacaaaaagacaaatgaattttgaaaaagataaagcttactacaagagttccaccacgtttttacaacaacaatcgaaacaaatggtcgggtggatatcagggtggtaa from Helianthus annuus cultivar XRQ/B chromosome 7, HanXRQr2.0-SUNRISE, whole genome shotgun sequence includes the following:
- the LOC110868387 gene encoding parthenolide synthase — encoded protein: MEIFTVFPSWLLTTALVFFMFFTFLYTLRSNRSSITSPKLPPNPPKLPIIGNLHNLIGKPRHQALWLLSKEYGPVMLFHIGSKPYLIISSPAMAKQVLKTQDHIFCSRPLSKGVKRLTYNYLDIAFSPQSDHRREMRKILVSEFLGPKRARLFNHVLVSEIESMVRSLGSHPPNVALNLNKLILATVKGVVCKVAFGNNYRQQPIKGPSWEVLVDEALEMLGGLFGDSFRWAGRFIDYVSGWNDKLETCFTNLDAYMESIIDDHKNQIAEVTDDEKDFVHVLLELSSEDCTSVHRLTKEDIKSVILDILTGGVDTTVVTLVWAMSEIARSVRVKQKLQSEIRNHTGRKPKVDVLDITKMKYLKMVVKETLRLHAPVPLLIPHECMSHCQIGGYDVLPGTAALINAWGIGRDPSTWGENAADFYPERFEKFDVDFEMVPFGGGRRSCPAMNSAPATVEFVLANLLYLFDWEIPNGAKNEDLNMQEEGSFILRKKVPLCLVPTKYNWDD